The Halobellus sp. MBLA0158 genome has a window encoding:
- a CDS encoding DUF368 domain-containing protein: MGAADAVPGVSGGTIALITGIYERLISAITAVSIDRIRDVLLGVLPDRRQRAYEALRAVDTVFLIVLGLGIASAIVTVTRVVHAGIQSMPVLTFGFFFGLIAASAWVLFSEVSVDTPPRMAAAVAGFAVAFVVSGRAAATLGQSLPVTVLAGAVAVSAMILPGISGSLILVILGQYEYMTGTLSSFVDGLLALVTGGPVDPVREHGVVVVAFVGGAVVGLFTVAHAVRFALDRARTATLAFLVALIVGALRAPVVRTGEQLADLGRTWTPTAIALFAGAAVVGAVFVLLLERYTGIAEMDEAV, from the coding sequence ATGGGCGCCGCGGACGCGGTTCCCGGCGTCTCGGGGGGCACGATCGCGCTCATCACCGGGATCTACGAGCGGCTGATCAGTGCGATCACCGCCGTTTCCATCGATCGGATCCGCGACGTCCTCCTCGGCGTCCTCCCGGACCGCCGCCAGAGGGCTTACGAGGCCCTTCGCGCCGTCGACACCGTGTTCCTGATCGTGCTGGGCCTGGGCATCGCGTCGGCGATCGTCACCGTCACCCGCGTCGTCCACGCGGGCATCCAGTCGATGCCGGTGCTCACCTTCGGGTTCTTCTTCGGCCTCATCGCCGCCTCGGCGTGGGTCCTCTTCTCGGAGGTCAGCGTCGATACGCCGCCCCGGATGGCCGCTGCCGTCGCCGGGTTCGCCGTCGCGTTCGTCGTCTCCGGCCGCGCGGCCGCGACGCTGGGCCAGAGCCTCCCGGTGACGGTGCTCGCGGGCGCCGTCGCCGTCAGCGCGATGATCCTCCCGGGCATCTCCGGCTCGCTCATCCTCGTGATCCTCGGCCAGTACGAGTATATGACGGGGACCCTGTCGTCGTTCGTCGACGGCCTCCTCGCGCTCGTGACCGGCGGCCCCGTCGATCCCGTCAGGGAACACGGCGTCGTCGTCGTCGCGTTCGTCGGGGGCGCCGTCGTCGGCCTGTTCACCGTCGCCCACGCCGTGCGCTTCGCGCTTGACCGCGCCCGGACCGCGACGCTCGCCTTCCTGGTGGCGCTGATCGTCGGCGCGCTCCGCGCGCCGGTCGTCCGGACCGGCGAGCAACTGGCCGACCTCGGTCGGACGTGGACGCCGACGGCGATCGCGCTGTTCGCGGGCGCTGCGGTCGTCGGCGCGGTGTTCGTACTACTCTTGGAGCGCTACACCGGGATCGCCGAAATGGACGAAGCAGTCTGA
- a CDS encoding DUF7129 domain-containing putative zinc-binding protein: protein MVIYHGTVDPYHPDESRYECRECGARIESGSVCEMCGSESLVNLAVPRE, encoded by the coding sequence ATGGTGATATACCACGGGACAGTCGATCCATACCATCCCGACGAGAGTCGCTACGAGTGCCGCGAGTGTGGTGCGCGCATCGAGAGCGGCAGCGTCTGTGAGATGTGTGGCAGCGAATCGCTCGTGAACCTCGCCGTCCCACGGGAGTGA
- a CDS encoding class I SAM-dependent methyltransferase: MGFHTFDADESAKLERPDRYRFGSREELLAALDLGGEDVVADIGSGTGFYTDEVAPFAGTVYAVDVQAEMHDRYRAKGLPENVETVTAEASSLPLADDELDAAFSTMTYHEFATEAALAELARVVRPGGRVVTLDWSANGTGDDGPAMDERFALADAVDAFETAGFRTVGATSRKETFFHIARR, translated from the coding sequence ATGGGATTTCACACCTTCGACGCCGACGAGTCGGCCAAGCTCGAACGGCCGGACCGCTACCGCTTCGGCTCCCGCGAGGAACTGCTCGCCGCGCTCGATCTCGGCGGCGAGGACGTCGTCGCCGACATCGGCAGCGGAACCGGATTCTACACGGACGAGGTGGCCCCGTTCGCCGGGACGGTCTACGCCGTCGACGTCCAAGCGGAGATGCACGACCGCTATCGGGCGAAGGGGCTCCCGGAGAACGTCGAAACCGTGACCGCCGAGGCGTCGTCGCTCCCGCTCGCGGACGACGAACTCGACGCCGCGTTCTCGACGATGACCTACCACGAGTTCGCCACCGAGGCGGCGCTCGCAGAGCTCGCGCGCGTCGTCCGGCCCGGCGGCCGCGTGGTCACCCTCGACTGGTCGGCGAACGGCACCGGCGACGACGGCCCGGCGATGGACGAGCGGTTCGCGCTCGCGGACGCCGTCGACGCCTTCGAAACCGCCGGCTTCCGAACCGTCGGCGCGACGAGCCGAAAAGAGACGTTCTTCCACATCGCTCGCAGATAG
- a CDS encoding HEWD family protein — protein MAPTLRTPTERTCERCGREEVWDGDAGTWRLAETDGERAVGSPYCIHEWDINGSFVPFEDDHPATA, from the coding sequence ATGGCACCGACACTCCGAACCCCGACCGAACGGACCTGCGAGCGGTGCGGTCGCGAGGAAGTCTGGGACGGCGACGCCGGCACCTGGCGGCTCGCCGAGACGGACGGCGAGCGCGCCGTCGGGAGCCCGTACTGCATCCACGAGTGGGACATCAACGGCTCGTTCGTCCCGTTCGAAGACGACCACCCCGCGACGGCCTAG
- a CDS encoding HAD-IIB family hydrolase yields the protein MTSEPPLVLDIDGTLTDAAGRLDPRVFAHLQAWTAPVVLATGKAFPYPVSLCHYLGIEPTVIAENGGVVLAAGAVSYQGDRERAQAAADAFVERGGDLGWDGFDAVNEWRRTEIAVNLDADEELLREVAAEYDLEVVDTGYAYHLKTPGVEKGVGLEAVAEALDRDPDSFVAIGDSENDVSTFGVAGRSYAVANADAAAREAADLVLDESYFDGTASVLEELGSRAE from the coding sequence ATGACCTCCGAGCCTCCGCTGGTCCTCGACATCGACGGGACGCTCACCGACGCCGCCGGCCGCCTGGATCCGCGTGTCTTCGCCCACCTCCAGGCCTGGACCGCGCCGGTCGTCCTCGCGACCGGGAAGGCGTTCCCCTACCCGGTGAGCCTCTGTCACTACCTCGGGATCGAGCCGACCGTGATCGCCGAGAACGGCGGCGTCGTGCTCGCGGCCGGCGCCGTCTCCTACCAGGGCGACCGGGAGCGCGCACAGGCCGCGGCCGACGCGTTCGTCGAGCGGGGCGGCGACCTCGGCTGGGACGGATTCGACGCGGTCAACGAGTGGCGACGGACGGAGATCGCCGTGAACCTCGACGCCGACGAGGAACTCCTCCGCGAGGTCGCCGCCGAGTACGACCTCGAAGTCGTCGACACGGGCTATGCGTACCACCTCAAGACGCCGGGCGTCGAGAAGGGCGTCGGCCTGGAGGCGGTCGCCGAGGCGCTCGACCGCGATCCCGACTCGTTCGTCGCGATCGGCGACAGCGAGAACGACGTCTCGACGTTCGGCGTCGCCGGCCGGTCCTACGCCGTCGCGAACGCCGACGCGGCCGCGCGCGAGGCCGCCGACCTCGTTCTCGACGAGTCGTACTTCGACGGGACCGCCTCGGTGTTGGAAGAACTCGGCTCGCGGGCCGAGTGA
- the ileS gene encoding isoleucine--tRNA ligase yields MDEVDDQYTPAAVESAVEEYWDDADAYEATKEAHADDPPFFFVDGPPYTSGQMHLGTAWNKTLKDAVIRYKRMTGHRVTDRPGYDMHGLPIEVKVEEELGFETKRDIEEYGIEEFIQECKEFAVRNREAMDEDFQSIGVWMDWENPYETITPEYMEAAWWAFQQVDERGLVEQGKRSVNYCPRCQTAIAANEVEYDEITSPSIYVKFPLEERAGSLVIWTTTPWTIPANTFVAVDGEMTYQAVRAEKGGESEVLYIAEPCVEDVLKEGRYEDYEVLDEYAGEDLTGWTYDNPLEPHLNEHADFEGAQEVYTADYVEADRTGLVHSAPGHGQEDFARGQELDLDVFVPVNGRGEFTDQAGEYAGTFVRDANEEIIDDLDADGALLASGTHEHRYGHCWRCDTDIIFLATDQWFITVTDIKADLLDNIEETEWYPQWARDNRFRDFVEDAPDWNISRQRYWGIPLPIWQADDGEWIVIGTREELAERADQDVDPDELDLHRPSVDPLTITEDGKTYERVPDVFDVWIDSSVATWGTLDYPSETEEYDELWPADWIVEAHDQTRGWFWSQLGMGSAAVGRAPYEEVMMHGFVNDEDGRKMSKSLGNIVTPEEAIERAGRDPLRAYLLSHDQQGVDLSFEWDGLGEMQSTLNIFWNVFRFPLPYMDLDGYDPAEADLSDGDLTVVDEWVLSRLQSVEAEAREAWEDYEVSTALNTVLEFLTEDVSRFYVKAIRERMWEEEDSASKRGAYATLATVMDETIRLLAPVTPYLAEQMYQHLDGSATSVHALSYPEADADRRDPELERQMAVLRDVEEAAANARQQGGRKLRWPVQRVVVATEDDGVADAVESLSALLSERVNAREIDVVAEFDELVERASPEMGVIGPEFGADAQKVMEAVRGETRAAVESGVEVDGETYELTDEMVTYEAEPPEHVSGADFDGGTVYVDTSLTEEIEAEGYARDVIRRIQEMRKQLDLEVDAEIETAVDVADDRVAEFVDRHRDVVAEETRTRAFVDADELGDAALFEEWDVEGVTVTIGVEPVDA; encoded by the coding sequence CCCACGCCGACGACCCGCCCTTCTTCTTCGTCGACGGGCCGCCGTACACGTCAGGTCAAATGCACCTCGGGACGGCCTGGAACAAGACGCTGAAGGACGCCGTCATCCGGTACAAGCGGATGACCGGCCACCGCGTCACCGACCGGCCGGGCTACGACATGCACGGCCTGCCGATCGAGGTCAAAGTCGAGGAGGAACTCGGCTTCGAGACCAAGCGCGACATCGAGGAGTACGGCATCGAGGAGTTCATCCAAGAGTGCAAGGAGTTCGCCGTCCGCAACCGCGAGGCGATGGACGAGGACTTCCAGTCGATCGGCGTCTGGATGGACTGGGAGAACCCCTACGAGACCATCACGCCCGAGTACATGGAGGCCGCGTGGTGGGCGTTCCAGCAGGTCGACGAGCGCGGCCTCGTCGAGCAGGGCAAGCGCTCGGTGAACTACTGCCCGCGGTGTCAGACCGCCATCGCCGCCAACGAGGTCGAGTACGACGAGATCACCTCGCCGTCTATCTACGTGAAGTTCCCGCTGGAAGAAAGAGCGGGAAGCCTCGTCATCTGGACGACGACGCCGTGGACCATCCCCGCGAATACCTTCGTCGCGGTCGACGGCGAGATGACCTACCAAGCCGTCCGCGCCGAGAAGGGCGGCGAGAGCGAGGTCCTCTACATCGCCGAGCCCTGCGTGGAGGACGTCCTCAAGGAGGGTCGCTACGAGGACTACGAAGTCCTCGACGAGTACGCGGGCGAGGACCTGACGGGCTGGACCTACGACAACCCCCTCGAACCGCACCTGAACGAACACGCCGACTTCGAGGGCGCCCAGGAAGTGTACACGGCCGACTACGTCGAGGCCGACCGCACCGGCCTGGTCCACTCCGCGCCCGGCCACGGGCAGGAGGACTTCGCCCGTGGCCAGGAACTCGATCTCGACGTCTTCGTGCCCGTGAACGGCCGCGGGGAGTTCACGGATCAGGCCGGCGAGTACGCGGGCACCTTCGTCCGCGACGCCAACGAGGAGATCATCGACGACCTCGACGCCGACGGCGCGCTGCTCGCCTCGGGCACCCACGAGCACCGCTACGGTCACTGCTGGCGGTGCGACACGGACATCATCTTCCTCGCGACCGACCAGTGGTTCATCACGGTCACCGACATCAAGGCCGACCTCCTGGACAACATCGAGGAGACAGAGTGGTACCCACAGTGGGCGCGCGACAACCGCTTCCGAGACTTCGTCGAGGACGCGCCCGACTGGAATATCTCCCGGCAGCGCTACTGGGGCATTCCCCTGCCGATCTGGCAGGCCGACGACGGCGAGTGGATCGTGATCGGCACGCGCGAGGAACTCGCCGAGCGCGCGGACCAGGACGTCGACCCCGACGAACTCGACCTCCACCGGCCCTCCGTGGATCCGCTGACGATCACCGAGGACGGCAAGACCTACGAGCGCGTCCCCGACGTCTTCGACGTCTGGATCGACTCCTCGGTCGCGACGTGGGGCACGCTCGATTACCCGAGCGAGACGGAGGAATACGACGAACTGTGGCCCGCCGACTGGATCGTCGAGGCCCACGACCAGACCCGCGGGTGGTTCTGGTCCCAGCTCGGAATGGGCTCTGCGGCCGTCGGCCGCGCGCCCTACGAGGAGGTGATGATGCACGGCTTCGTCAACGACGAGGACGGGCGAAAGATGTCCAAGTCGCTCGGGAACATCGTCACCCCCGAGGAGGCCATCGAGCGCGCCGGCCGCGACCCGCTGCGGGCGTACCTCCTCAGCCACGACCAGCAGGGCGTCGACCTCTCCTTCGAGTGGGACGGCCTGGGCGAAATGCAGTCGACGCTCAACATCTTCTGGAACGTCTTCCGCTTCCCGCTGCCGTATATGGACCTCGACGGCTACGACCCCGCCGAGGCCGACCTCTCTGACGGCGACCTCACCGTCGTCGACGAGTGGGTCCTCTCGCGGCTCCAGTCCGTCGAGGCCGAAGCCAGAGAGGCCTGGGAGGACTACGAGGTGAGCACCGCGCTCAACACGGTGTTGGAATTCCTCACCGAGGACGTCTCGCGCTTCTACGTGAAGGCGATCCGCGAGCGGATGTGGGAAGAGGAGGACTCGGCGTCGAAACGCGGCGCCTACGCCACGCTCGCGACGGTGATGGACGAGACGATCCGCCTCTTGGCGCCGGTGACGCCGTACCTCGCCGAGCAGATGTACCAGCACCTCGACGGATCGGCGACGAGCGTCCACGCGCTGTCGTACCCCGAGGCCGACGCGGACCGCCGCGATCCGGAACTGGAGCGGCAGATGGCGGTCCTCCGCGACGTCGAGGAGGCCGCGGCGAACGCGCGCCAGCAGGGCGGCCGGAAGCTCCGCTGGCCGGTCCAGCGCGTCGTCGTCGCCACCGAGGACGACGGCGTCGCCGACGCGGTCGAGTCGCTGTCGGCCCTCCTCTCCGAGCGGGTCAACGCCCGCGAGATCGACGTCGTCGCGGAGTTCGACGAACTGGTCGAGCGCGCCAGCCCCGAGATGGGCGTGATCGGCCCCGAGTTCGGCGCCGACGCCCAGAAGGTGATGGAGGCCGTCCGGGGCGAGACCCGCGCGGCGGTCGAATCCGGCGTCGAGGTCGACGGCGAGACCTACGAACTCACCGACGAGATGGTGACCTACGAGGCCGAGCCCCCCGAGCACGTCTCGGGCGCGGACTTCGACGGCGGCACCGTCTACGTCGACACCTCCCTCACCGAGGAGATCGAGGCCGAGGGCTACGCGCGCGACGTGATCCGGCGGATCCAAGAGATGCGCAAACAGCTCGACCTGGAGGTCGACGCCGAGATCGAGACGGCCGTCGACGTCGCCGACGATCGGGTCGCCGAGTTCGTCGACCGCCACCGCGACGTGGTCGCCGAGGAGACCCGCACGCGGGCGTTCGTCGACGCCGACGAACTCGGCGACGCGGCGCTCTTCGAGGAGTGGGACGTCGAGGGCGTGACCGTCACGATCGGCGTCGAGCCGGTCGACGCGTAA